The genomic segment GCCTCCCAACCCCAGCCGGTCAGCCAGGCGGCGGTGTAGCCACCGGCCAGCAGCAGGAAGAACCCAACCATCTCAACCCATGTCGCCAGCGAGATATTGCGCCAGTCCCGAAAAATCCGGACCGCGTAGGCCAGATCGACGGTGATCCACTGCAGCGGCAGCATCCACCAGCGGCCGTGGCCACTCCATAGATCGGGATCATGATCAAGTTCGTTGGTGCGGCGATGATGGGCGAAATGCACATGGCGAAAGGCTTTGCAGATGCCCACCGGGCCGAGGAAGGCCCCCGAAATACCGGCGATCAGGTCGTTGAGGCGTGGATAGGCGCGCGTCACCGAGCGGTGCACGCCGTCGTGCAGCACGGTGAAGTGGACGAACGCGGCGATGCTCAGAATGACCACCGCCAACGCCGGGTGCACATTGTCCCGCACCGCCAGCGCGATGGTGCCCAGCGACACTGCCAACGTGATTACGAACAGGGCAATCGTCGGCCAGGCCACGGGCGGCGTCTGGTAGAGCGGCGTCTTCGGCAGCTTCGGGCGCGGGGCGGCCGCGACAGGGTTCGGGATAGTGCTCATGCGCAAATAATGTACCGAACGTTTTATTCCGACAAGCGCGCGCCGGTATGGCGCGCGCGCAGCTTTCCTAGCTGCCGCGCCGCATCGGCGTGTCACTCACCAGCTTGCCGGTCATCACCCGCAGAGTCGTCACCGACAGCACCCCGCAAACGGCGATGGCGTAGGCCATGGGCAGCGCCGAGCCGTCGTGAAACTGCGACACCACCGCGCTGGCGATGGCGGCCAACCCGTACTGCAGCGTGCCGAGCAGCGCCGAGGCCATGCCGGCGCGGTCGCCGAACGGCGCCATCGCCGCCGCCGTCGAGTTAGGAAAGGTGAAGCCCAAACTGGCAATGCAACACCACAACGGCACCAGCAGGCCGGGCAGTCCGCCAATCTCGAAAGTCGCCAGCGCCGCCAAGGTCAGACCAAACAGCGCATAGCTGAGCAGCGCGGTTTTCAGCACCTGCTCGCTGCGGTAGCGCTGCAGCATCCAGTTGTTGAGCTGCGAGCCCATGATCAGGCCGAAGGCATTGATGCCAAACAGCAAACCGTATTGCGTTGGCGTGAATTGATACACGTCAATGAACACGAAGGACGACACCGCAATGTAGGCAAACATGCTGGCCTGGGCGATGCCGCCGGACAGCGCATAACCCATGAAGCGACGATGGCTGAGCATGCGGCCATAGCCCTTCAGCACGCGGCCGAACTGCAGCGCCTCGCTGGGCGTTTTCAGTGTTTCGGGCAGCACCCGCGCGGCCAGAAACAGACATCCCAGTCCGTAGGCCACCAGCACACCGAAGACCGCCTGCCAGCCGAAGGCAACGAAGATCCAACTGCCAATCAGCGGCGCCAGGATGGGCGCGATACCCATCACCAGCACCAGCCGCGACAACACCTTGGCCATCTCCTGTGGCGTGTACAGGTCGCGCACCATGGCGCGCACCACCACCATGCCGGTGCAGCCGCCCAAGGCCTGCAGCAGGCGCAGGGCAATGAGCGCATCCATGCTGGTGGCAAACGCGCAGCCCAGCGCCGAGATTGCATACAGCGCCAAGCCAAAGAACAGTGGTTTGCGGCGGCCGATGCGGTCGCTCACCGGCCCGTAAATCAGTTGTCCCAGGGCCAGTCCGAGGAAGTAGGCCGACAGCGTCAGCTGGGCCTGCGCGGCATCGCCGCCGAGTGCATCCTCTATGGTGGGCAGCGCCGGCAGATAAAGGTCAATCGACAGCGGCGCCAGCGCAATGATGGCGCCCAGCAGCAGAATGCGGCGGCGCTCGGGGGCGTCCATCAGCGCGCAGCGCTCATGCGACTTCCAGCGCCTCTGACGCCTCCAGCCAGGCGGCTTCAACGTCGGCCAGTTGCGCCTTGAGTTGCTGCTGTTCGCGACTGAGCTTGTCGGCTTCGGCGCGGCGGCCGGCGGCGTAAAGATCGGGGTCGGCGAGGCGCGCGTCCAGGGTCGCCAGTTGGGCGCTGAGACGCTCCATCTGCCGGTCGAGTTTTTTCACCTGTTCGCGCAGCGCGCGCGTGTCGACCGCAGCCCGGGTGGGCGCCGCCTTGGCGCTGCCTCCACCGCCATCGCGCTCGGCGCGCAGCCAGCGGGCGTAATCGTCCAGGTCGCCGTCGTAAGGTTCGCAGCGGCCGTCGGCCACCCGCCACAGCGCATCGCAGGTGCTCTCCACCAGATGCCGGTCGTGCGAAATCAGCACCACCGCGCCCGGAAAGTCCTGCAAGGCAAGCGCCAAGGCCTCACGCATCTGCAAATCAAGGTGGTTGGTGGGCTCGTCCAGCAACAGCAACGCCGGGCGGCGGTAGATGACCAGCGACAGTGCCAGCCGCGCTTTTTCGCCGCCCGAGAACGGTTCGATGGCCTCCAACTGCCGGTCGCCGTGAAACGCGAACTGGCCGAGATAGTCGCGCAGTTGTTGCTCAGTGGCCGCCGGGTCTAGCCGTTGCAGGTGCAGCAGCGGGCTGGCCTGTGGGTCGAGCTGCTCCATCTGGTGCTGGGCGTAGTAGCCGACCGCCAGATCGGGCGCGCGGGTGACCTGGCCTTCGACAAACGGATGCGTGCCGGCGAGGCTTTTGATGAGCGTGGACTTGCCCGCACCGTTGGCGCCGAGCAGAGCGATGCGGTCACCGGGGTTCAGCACCAGTTTGAGCTGCTTGAGCAGCACCGTTTCGCCGTAACCGACCTGGCCGCGCATCACGCTCAGCAGCGGGTGCGGCAGTTTCTCGGGCGCGCGAAAGCGGAAGCTGAACGGGCTTTCAGCCAGCACCGGCGCGATCATTTCCATCCGCGCCAGCGCCTTGAGCCTTGACTGCGCCTGCCGTGCCTTGGTGGCCTGGGCGCGAAAGCGGTCGACAAAGCGCTGCAACTCGGCGGCGCGCGCCTGCTGGTTGGCGTGCACCGCCGCCTGCTGGGTCAGCCGCTCGCTGCGGGTGCGTTCGAACTGGGTCACACCGCCGCTGTAGAGCATCCCGCCCTGCACCGTCAGATGCAGGCTGTGGGTGGTCACGGCATCGAGAAACGCGCGGTCGTGCGAGATCAGCAGCAGCGCGCCCTGAAAGCTGGCCAGCAGGTCCTGGAGCCATAACGCGGCGTCCAGATCGAGGTGGTTGGTGGGTTCGTCCAGCAGCAACAGGTCGGCGCGGCGCATCAGCGCCCGCGCCAGGTTCAGGCGCATGCGCCAACCGCCGGAAAAGCTGGCCACGGGTCGCGCCTGCATCTCTGGCGTGAAGCCCAGCCCGCGCAGCATCTGAGCGCAGCGTGCCTCGGCGGCATAGCCGTCGATGGCCGCCAGGATGTCATGACAGCGGGCAATGTTGACGGCGTCGTTTGCGGCCTCGGCGACGGCCAGCGCGCGCTCAGTGGCGCGCAGTTCGATGTCGCCATCAAGCGCCGATTGCAACGCACTTTCTGGCAGTGCTGGCACCTCTTGCGCCACGGCGGTCAGCGTCAGCCCGCGCTGTACCGAAATGTCACCGGCATCCGGCGCCAATTCGTTCTGAATGGCGGCGAACAGGCTGGACTTGCCCACGCCATTGGCGCCGATCACGCCGATGCGTTGGCCGGCAAAGACACTGAAGGTCAGTTCGGTGAACAGCGCGCGAGGGCCGCGGCGCAGGGTGAGGTCGGTCACGGTGAGCATGGCCGCCAGTGTAAATGCCGCCGGGTGCAGGCTCTGGCTACACTGCAAAAAACTCTGGGGGTGCGGGTGGGCGTTTGGTCAACCATACGGGCGCAATGGCAGCGTGAATCGTCCGCCATCGCGTCGGATGCGCCCAGTCTGCGTCCGCTGCCGGCGCCCTATCTGGATGCGGATGAGTTGAAAGCCGACGACGGGTTCGATGCCGACGATCCGGTGCTGGCCTGCGCCATCCGCGCGCTCGAAACCCAGCAGCACTTTGCCCAGGCGGGCACAGCGCTTGACGATACGTTTCTCGACGATTCGGTTCGGCGGATCGAGACCGCCGCCCAGGTGCGGGGCTGGACCGTGACGCGGCTTGCGCCTGCTGGCCGCTGGCGCGACCCCCTGGATGTCGAAATGGCGATGGCCGAACTCACCGACCCGGCGGCTCAAGGCCGGCGTCATCTGTGGCTGATCTCCGATCTGCACCGCGCGTTTGTACGCGTCCCCGGCACAGCGGCGGCCATCACCCGGTTTCTGGAACACCTGTTGACCCTCCGCGGCACCAACGGCGCAGCCGTCTGGATCGGTTGTCGACAGCACGCCTGGCAAAGGTTGACGCAGTGGCGCGGCGCCGATGCGGCTTTCGACGCAGTCAATGCCGTCAAAGAAGCGTCGTCGATGTCCCTCGCCCAGCGTCTCTGGGCATTGCACCAAACCTCCGGAAGGCGACTGACCGTCTCGACCCAGAGCGACGGCCGCAACGCGGCGACGGTTGAGGCCGACGCCCTCAAGCCACTCTGCGAATGGGTGCAGGCTGCGCGCGGCGTGTGCGGCGGTCATCCCGCGCGGCTCGTCACCATGGCCCGTGAGCACGCCGGGCTCGACGAAAACGGTGCCATCGTGCTTCGCGCCGCTGACGTGCCCCGCGCCGGCACCCTGACCGGGCTGAGCTATCCGCAGCGCTACCTGCTGATGGAAGTGCTGGTGCACGGCCACCTGAATCTTGACGAACTGGCCGAGATTTTTGTTTGCCCTGCCGAGCAGATCGCCGCCGATCTTGCCGTGCTGCAGGGCTGGCAGTTGCTTGAGGCCGACGACGCGGGCTACCGCGTGCCGCCGATGCGCGCCGCCTGGGTGGCGCGTCGCCTGTCCGCCCTGCAAACCCTGGAGTAGCCCACCGTGGACGACAAAAAAGGCAGCGGTCTGGACGAGCAGCAGCTGAAGTTTCTTGACTGGTGGTCTTCGTTGGCGTGGAGCGATCTCCTCGGCGTGGTGCTGATTCTGCTGCTCACGCCGGCCCTGATCTGGGCGTATGCGCGCACCGTGAGGTGGCTCGCCGACGAGTACCCGCGCCTGCGACTGGCGCTGCTGGTCAGCGTGCCGGTGATGCGCGTCGTGATGTGGTTTTTCGCGCTGTCGGTGGCCATCTTCGTGATGCTCGACCCGCCGCAGAAGGTGATGATCGCCATTGGCGCCTCGGCCGCACTGGCCGTCGGTCTGGCGCTGCAGGACGTGCTGAAAAGCATCGTCGCCGGCATTGTCATGCTGTTTCAGCGACCCTTCGCGGTCGGCGACATGGTGGAACTCAGCGGCCACTACGGCGAAGTGATGAGCACCGGCCTACTGTCGGTGCAGTTGCGCACCTTCAACGACAGCACGGTGACCCTTCTCAATTCCAAGGTGTTCACCGATGCCTCGGTCAACTCCAACTCGGCCAGCCTGCAAGAGCTGGTGCCCGTGCCGCTGACCCTCTTTGGGCCGGTCGACAGCCTGCAGGTGCGCGCCATCTGCGAACAAGCGCTGGCCTGCTCGCCCTATGTGACACTGGCCCGGCCGATCGTGGTGGTCGCCGATGACATCGGCGAGTACCACCGGCAAACCACCCGTTTTACGCTCAAGGCCTACGTCAACGACGTGCGCTGCGAGCGACTGATGGCCACCGACGTGCTGCTGCGCGCGCACCGCGATCTGCGGGCGGCAGGCATTCAGACGGGTGAGCCGGTTCCCGCGCCGGTTTGACGCAACCCCAATCGGAGAAACATCGATGAATCTGCCGCCATTTGTTCTCGCGCTGGGCTACGCCGGTCTGCTGCCGTTCTTGATCGGCCCGGGTTGGTTGACGTTTTCGCCCGGCAGCGCGCCGCAATGGCTGGACATGGCGTGGATGGGGTACGTGGCCATGATTGCCAGTTTCATGGCCGGCACGTTCTGGGGCTTTGCGTTGCCCGCATCGCAGGGGTCGGCAGGGCAGCTGGGTCTGGCGATTTCGATCGTGCTGATGTTGATGGCATGGCTGGCCACCCTGTTGTCGTTTGGCCCGGCACTGGCCCTGCTGGCCATGGTGTTTTTGCTGCTGTTGGCCGCCGACTTCTGGCGCGAGCGCGTGCTCGACACCCTGGGCGGGTACTTCAGGCTACGCAGCACGCTGACCGTGGGCGTGCTGATCGCCATCGCTTGGCGCTTCAGCCTGTCGGGCTAAGCCTTACCCCCGATTCACGGGGTGGTGACCCTCCCAGTCAAAACAGATGATCGCGTCTCTTTTACTCGGAGCCGATCAATGGCCGTTGTCACGTCCCGTCTTACCGCTGCTGGCGCCGTGGTGCTGCTGGTCGCCGCCTGTGCATCGGCGCCCGAAGCGCCCCCGAAATTCGACTCGGCCGCGTCGCTGGAGTCGCAGCTCGATACCTTTGTGTATGCCGACAAGGCCACGCGCAAACGGATGAAGGCGGTGAATACGCTCGCGATCACCGGCTGCAACGTGTTGTTCGCCACTCGAACCAGCGCCTCAGCCTCGACCGGCAGCGGCATGTTTGGTGAAGTGGGCAACACCATCCGCTCGGAAGCCAAGATCAGCCAGATCTACACCCTCGAAGGTCTCAGTGAGGTCGACATGCAGGCTTTGACCGACGGCATTTGCGCCAATGCTGAAAAGAGTCTGGCGCGTGCCGGTTATGCCGTGAAGCCGCATGCCGAATTCCGCAGCCATCCCGAACAGGTGGCGCTTGCCACGTCGGGCCGCGAGGCGCCGCTGAAGCACAGCGTCGGCAGTGGCGGAACCAAGCAGGAATACCGCGTGTTCACCCGCAGCGGTGAAACCGTGAACGGCGCCGCTTATCTGGGTACCGCCGGCGGCCTGGCGCAAGCGTTCAAGTCGGCCGGCGGCACGTCGTCGTGGAACCATGAAACGCGGCTGATGCAGGCGCTGAATGTCGATGCCGTGCAGTTGGACGTCATGGTCGACTTTGCCAGCGTCGAGTCCAGCGGCAACGCCGAGGCGACGCAGATTGCCAACACCAATCGCGCGTCGGTGTCAGGCGATGCACGTTTGTCGATCAGCGGGCAGATGCGCATCGTGCCGCGCGCCGAGCTCAAGTGTTGGGAGCGCTTCGGCAAGAACGAGTGTGGGCCGATGCACGACATGGCCAAGGTCACGAGCCGTCTCGGACTGAGCCACGACGAGCCGTTCTACGACAGCCTGGTGGACTCGACCACCACCGGCGACAAGGTGGCGGCAGGCTTTACCAAGGCGCTGTCGACGCTGGCGATGCTGGGAGGTGTGGGTGGCAGCTCCAGCACCGAGGTGACGCGCTACACCATCACCGTCAATCCGGACACCTACGGCCGCGTGGCTGGCGCCGCGACGACCTCGTTTGTTGACATGGCGGTGTTGGCCGCCAAGCGAGAAGGCAGCAAGTAACGTATTACAGCGCTTCTAACAATTCATTCGTTCTGGCGGCGCGCTTGAGCACATCTCTTCGTTGCTCATCGTCGCGATAGTGCCCGCTATCGCGTATCGATGCGCCT from the Polycyclovorans algicola TG408 genome contains:
- a CDS encoding multidrug effflux MFS transporter; the encoded protein is MDAPERRRILLLGAIIALAPLSIDLYLPALPTIEDALGGDAAQAQLTLSAYFLGLALGQLIYGPVSDRIGRRKPLFFGLALYAISALGCAFATSMDALIALRLLQALGGCTGMVVVRAMVRDLYTPQEMAKVLSRLVLVMGIAPILAPLIGSWIFVAFGWQAVFGVLVAYGLGCLFLAARVLPETLKTPSEALQFGRVLKGYGRMLSHRRFMGYALSGGIAQASMFAYIAVSSFVFIDVYQFTPTQYGLLFGINAFGLIMGSQLNNWMLQRYRSEQVLKTALLSYALFGLTLAALATFEIGGLPGLLVPLWCCIASLGFTFPNSTAAAMAPFGDRAGMASALLGTLQYGLAAIASAVVSQFHDGSALPMAYAIAVCGVLSVTTLRVMTGKLVSDTPMRRGS
- a CDS encoding fatty acid desaturase family protein; the encoded protein is MSTIPNPVAAAPRPKLPKTPLYQTPPVAWPTIALFVITLAVSLGTIALAVRDNVHPALAVVILSIAAFVHFTVLHDGVHRSVTRAYPRLNDLIAGISGAFLGPVGICKAFRHVHFAHHRRTNELDHDPDLWSGHGRWWMLPLQWITVDLAYAVRIFRDWRNISLATWVEMVGFFLLLAGGYTAAWLTGWGWEATLYWLIPSRIALPWLAFAFNYLPHHPHEVVQAHNPYAATNVRRGGEPFMRWAFLHQNMHVVHHLFPSVPFYRYATIWAQNRDEWKALGTHEVPWVGRASRA
- a CDS encoding ATP-binding cassette domain-containing protein encodes the protein MLTVTDLTLRRGPRALFTELTFSVFAGQRIGVIGANGVGKSSLFAAIQNELAPDAGDISVQRGLTLTAVAQEVPALPESALQSALDGDIELRATERALAVAEAANDAVNIARCHDILAAIDGYAAEARCAQMLRGLGFTPEMQARPVASFSGGWRMRLNLARALMRRADLLLLDEPTNHLDLDAALWLQDLLASFQGALLLISHDRAFLDAVTTHSLHLTVQGGMLYSGGVTQFERTRSERLTQQAAVHANQQARAAELQRFVDRFRAQATKARQAQSRLKALARMEMIAPVLAESPFSFRFRAPEKLPHPLLSVMRGQVGYGETVLLKQLKLVLNPGDRIALLGANGAGKSTLIKSLAGTHPFVEGQVTRAPDLAVGYYAQHQMEQLDPQASPLLHLQRLDPAATEQQLRDYLGQFAFHGDRQLEAIEPFSGGEKARLALSLVIYRRPALLLLDEPTNHLDLQMREALALALQDFPGAVVLISHDRHLVESTCDALWRVADGRCEPYDGDLDDYARWLRAERDGGGGSAKAAPTRAAVDTRALREQVKKLDRQMERLSAQLATLDARLADPDLYAAGRRAEADKLSREQQQLKAQLADVEAAWLEASEALEVA
- a CDS encoding mechanosensitive ion channel family protein, whose product is MDDKKGSGLDEQQLKFLDWWSSLAWSDLLGVVLILLLTPALIWAYARTVRWLADEYPRLRLALLVSVPVMRVVMWFFALSVAIFVMLDPPQKVMIAIGASAALAVGLALQDVLKSIVAGIVMLFQRPFAVGDMVELSGHYGEVMSTGLLSVQLRTFNDSTVTLLNSKVFTDASVNSNSASLQELVPVPLTLFGPVDSLQVRAICEQALACSPYVTLARPIVVVADDIGEYHRQTTRFTLKAYVNDVRCERLMATDVLLRAHRDLRAAGIQTGEPVPAPV
- a CDS encoding DUF3429 domain-containing protein — its product is MNLPPFVLALGYAGLLPFLIGPGWLTFSPGSAPQWLDMAWMGYVAMIASFMAGTFWGFALPASQGSAGQLGLAISIVLMLMAWLATLLSFGPALALLAMVFLLLLAADFWRERVLDTLGGYFRLRSTLTVGVLIAIAWRFSLSG